From Thermoanaerobaculia bacterium:
CGAAGCGGTCGAGGGCACCGACCCGAGCCGCGAAGGTCACATCGCGAAAAGTCTCCGCGCAGGGTATCCAGCGTGCGACGAAGTCGCAGCCGCGATGCGGCCGGCGCGTCGTCGCCGAGCGCGCCGATCGCCGCGCACGTCAGTGCACGAGCTACCGAGCGGAGGAGGTTTGCGATGTGGGAGGCCGGCGCGTTCCAGCGCGAAAGCGCCTGCGCGACCGGCGACGGTCTGGTGGGCGGTGAGGGATTCGAACCCCCGACATCCTGCGTGTAAAGCAGGCGCTCTACCAGCTGAGCTAACCGCCCGCAAGCCACAATCGTACCGCGACGCCGGTCCCGAGCAGATCCCTCGTCGCTGCGCGCCTTCGCCAAGGCTTCGGCGCGGCGAGCCACTCCTCGGGATGACGGCTCCGGAAGTCCGCGCGTCGGGAGCATTCGCGATCCAAGCGGGGCGAGCGTCGTTCCGGCGATGGTACGCCGGGTACTGTGTTCGCTCCTGTCGGGCTCCGCAGCGGTCGAGGCCTCTTGGCCGAGCCGCGGAGGCCGCCGCGCGGAAAGTCTCCCGAGTAACCGCAGGGAGGAGGTCCGCGCGGCGGGAGCCGGAACGATCCGAGGTCCGCGAGTGTCGTTCCGGCGACGGGACGGTATGGTACGCTCCGCGCGAATGAAAACAGGCGATTCCGGGGCCGTGCTCATCTGCGCGGACATGTCCGGTTATGCGCCGGTCGTCATCCGCGAAGGTCTGCGAGTCGCCGCTTTCGAAAAAGTCCCCGCGATCGTCCTGCACGTCGTCGACGACCGCTTTCCCTATCCCGACCTCTTCGCGGTGAACAACCCCGACGTCGACTACTTCATGACTCTCCGGGAGAACGCCCTCCGCCGCCTCCGGGAGTGGGCCGAGAGCGGCCCGGGACCCCGCCCCGAGCTCATGGTCGCGCGGGGCAAGCCGTCCTCGGTGATCCTCGAGGTCGCCGGCGAACGCCGGCCGTCGCTCGTGGTCGTCGGAGCCCACGGTCTGACCGGCACGAGGCATCCGCACGCGCTCGGCGGAACGGCGGAGCGGGTCGCCCGGTCTTCTCCCGCATCCGTGCTGATCGTCGTTCGCCCGCCGGAATGAACGCGACCGTCTTCCTGATCCTGTTCGCCACCGGCGCGACGCTCGTGGCCGGATTCCTTCTCCGTGCGCTCCGGCGCAACGG
This genomic window contains:
- a CDS encoding universal stress protein, with amino-acid sequence MKTGDSGAVLICADMSGYAPVVIREGLRVAAFEKVPAIVLHVVDDRFPYPDLFAVNNPDVDYFMTLRENALRRLREWAESGPGPRPELMVARGKPSSVILEVAGERRPSLVVVGAHGLTGTRHPHALGGTAERVARSSPASVLIVVRPPE